A single region of the Vicia villosa cultivar HV-30 ecotype Madison, WI linkage group LG4, Vvil1.0, whole genome shotgun sequence genome encodes:
- the LOC131594164 gene encoding origin of replication complex subunit 2 produces the protein MNNNENWEEEEEDEEEDLEFSRNYFLAKEVQSTVKKSKRKITDIDVVDEQELREAALHIQPKHENEIARLMDSYAAMYPEWLLSLSCGFALLMYGFGSKKALIEDFASKTLTEYSVVVINGYLQTINLKQVLITLAELLCDQVKAKRKVSSRQLNSQSIEDLLTFLYEVEVEDKDCFVCVVIHNIDGPGLRDSETQQYLARLASCTHIRMVASIDHVNAPLFWDKNMAHTQFNWCWHHVPTFAPYKVEGMFYPLILAHGSASQSVKTASIVLQSLTPNAQSVFKVLAEYQISHPDEGMPISDLYSVCRERFLVSSQVTLNSHLTEFKDHELVKTKRHSDGQDCLHIPLTTEALQKVLLEIS, from the exons ATGAACAACAATGAAAATTGggaggaggaagaggaagacgaaGAAGAGGATTTGGAATTTTCCAGAAATTATTTTCTAGCAAAGGAAGTTCAATCTACGGTAAAGAAATCAAAGCGCAAGATTACTGACATCGATGTTGTTGATGAACAG GAACTTAGGGAAGCTGCATTGCATATTCAACCTAAGCATGAGAATGAGATTGCTCGGTTAATGGATTCTTATGCAGCTATGTATCCTGAATGGCTTCTCTCCTTAAG CTGTGGCTTTGCTCTTCTAATGTATGGCTTTGGGTCTAAGAAGGCTTTGATTGAAGACTTTGCTTCAAAGACATTGACCGAATATTCTGTAGTTGTCATTAATGGGTATCTTCAAACCATTAACTTAAAACAG GTTCTAATAACTTTAGCTGAACTTCTATGCGATCAAGTGAAAGCTAAACGAAAGGTTTCCAGCCGGCAGCTCAACTCTCAATCTATAGAAGATCTTCTTACATTTTTGTATGAAGTGGAAGTAGAGGACAAGGATTGTTTTGTTTGTGTAGTCATTCACAATATTGATGGACCAGGATTAAGAGACTCTGAAACCCAACAATATCTCGCCCGACTggcttcttgtacccatattCGTATGGTTGCCTCTATTGACCATGTTAATGCTCCCCTGT TTTGGGACAAGAATATGGCTCACACACAGTTCAATTGGTGCTGGCACCATGTTCCTACATTTGCCCCATATAAGGTTGAAGGCATGTTCTATCCTTTGATTCTCGCACACGGCAGTGCCAGCCAAAGTGTCAAAACAGCTTCAATAGTTTTGCAAAGTTTGACACCCAACGCCCAGAGTGTATTCAAAGTTCTTGCTGAATATCAAATTTCTCATCCCGATGAAG GAATGCCAATCAGTGACCTCTACTCAGTCTGTCGTGAACGTTTCTTAGTTAGCAGCCAGGTTACCCTTAATTCTCATTTGACGGAATTTAAAGACCACGAGCTCGTCAAAACCAAGAGGCATTCTGACGGTCAAGATTGCTTGCACATCCCTCTaacaacagaagcacttcaaaagGTTCTACTCGAGATCAGTTAG